From a single Sphingobium sp. genomic region:
- a CDS encoding rod shape-determining protein, which produces MFKLFRFASQDMAIDLGTANTVVYVRGQGIVLNEPSVVAIETINGIKRVKAVGDDAKLMMGKTPDSIEAIRPLRDGVIADIDVAEQMIKHFIHKVHGKPRMFSYPEIVICVPSGSTSVERRAIRDAASNAGASAVYLIEEPMAAAIGADMPVTEPIGSMVVDIGGGTTEVAVLSLRGLAYTTSVRTGGDKMDEAIVSYVRRHHNLLIGEATAERIKKDFGTARAPADGIGQTIHIKGRDLVNGVPKEISINQGQIAEALSEPIGTIVEGVRIALENTAPELAADIVDQGIVLTGGGALMAGLDEHLRDETGLPVTVAEDPLTCVAIGTGRAMEDPVFRGVLLTA; this is translated from the coding sequence ATGTTCAAACTTTTCCGATTTGCCTCCCAAGACATGGCAATCGATCTCGGCACTGCGAATACCGTAGTCTATGTACGCGGCCAGGGGATCGTTCTGAACGAACCTTCGGTGGTGGCGATCGAGACCATCAACGGCATCAAACGCGTTAAAGCGGTTGGCGACGACGCAAAGTTGATGATGGGCAAGACGCCCGACAGCATCGAGGCCATACGTCCGTTGCGCGATGGCGTGATTGCCGACATCGATGTGGCTGAGCAGATGATCAAGCACTTCATCCACAAGGTGCACGGCAAGCCCCGGATGTTCAGCTATCCCGAAATCGTGATCTGCGTTCCTTCGGGTTCGACCAGCGTTGAGCGCCGCGCGATCCGCGATGCCGCATCAAATGCGGGCGCCAGTGCAGTCTATCTGATTGAGGAGCCAATGGCAGCGGCGATCGGTGCTGACATGCCGGTAACCGAACCGATTGGTTCAATGGTCGTCGACATTGGCGGCGGCACGACAGAAGTTGCCGTGCTCTCGCTGCGCGGCCTTGCCTATACCACTTCGGTCCGCACCGGTGGCGACAAAATGGACGAAGCGATTGTCTCTTATGTGCGCCGACACCATAATCTGCTGATCGGTGAAGCGACTGCGGAACGTATCAAAAAGGATTTCGGCACTGCGCGCGCGCCTGCTGATGGCATCGGTCAAACGATACACATAAAGGGCCGTGATCTTGTGAACGGCGTTCCCAAGGAAATCTCGATCAACCAGGGCCAGATTGCCGAGGCATTGTCTGAACCGATCGGAACGATCGTCGAGGGCGTTCGCATCGCGCTTGAAAACACGGCACCTGAACTGGCCGCCGACATTGTCGATCAGGGTATTGTTCTGACGGGCGGCGGCGCTTTGATGGCTGGCCTTGACGAACATCTACGCGATGAAACCGGCCTTCCTGTCACCGTTGCCGAAGACCCGCTGACCTGCGTTGCCATCGGCACCGGCCGAGCGATGGAAGACCCCGTGTTCCGCGGCGTCCTTCTCACCGCATAA
- the mutL gene encoding DNA mismatch repair endonuclease MutL, whose product MSIRRLPDALINRIAAGEVVERPASALKELVENAIDAGARQVSIRLGAGGLDLVEVSDDGCGMTADEITLALERHATSKLPDDNIDQVMTMGFRGEALPSIASVSRFQVESRVRGGDGWGRTVDHGRLIAEGPAAIPPGTRVRVENLFGNIPARRKFLRSARAEYAAALDTVRRLAMARPDIGFTLEHDGRRTLSVQRGMQRPERVAALTSPELAENSVALDFQREGIVLGGIASLPTYNRGVADHQFLFVNGRPVKDRLLVGAVRGAYAEMLARDRHAVVALFLDLPPSEVDVNVHPAKTEVRFREPALIRGMIVSGLRHAIDQAGFRSVQRPAEAALANWQVEPVRTVQGDIFTVSPTAYQGDYSRRAAYPSFADSRSSFADLASIQGEDLAPLMGRAEPSIEAVPESVRHPLGVARGQVAATYIVAEAEDGLVIVDQHAAHERLVLERMRAATAQGRVAIQGLLVPEVVELDEPACDRLEARIGELAEFGLEIERFGPAAMLVRSVPALLGTKDAQSLVRDLADDLAAYDEAISLKERLDLVAATMACHGSVRAGRVLSVAEMNALLREMEVTPHSGQCNHGRPTWVKLALGDVEKLFGRK is encoded by the coding sequence ATGTCAATAAGAAGGCTCCCCGATGCGCTGATCAACCGGATTGCAGCCGGTGAAGTGGTGGAAAGACCGGCCAGTGCGTTAAAAGAACTGGTGGAAAATGCGATCGATGCAGGCGCGCGGCAGGTGTCGATCCGGCTGGGCGCTGGCGGACTCGATCTAGTCGAGGTCAGCGACGACGGTTGCGGGATGACAGCCGACGAAATTACCCTTGCGCTCGAAAGACATGCGACCTCAAAATTGCCTGATGACAATATCGATCAGGTGATGACCATGGGTTTCCGTGGAGAGGCATTGCCCTCAATCGCCAGCGTTTCACGTTTCCAAGTCGAAAGCCGGGTACGTGGCGGCGATGGCTGGGGGAGGACCGTCGATCACGGCCGCCTCATTGCCGAGGGGCCGGCGGCCATTCCGCCTGGGACGCGCGTGCGAGTCGAAAATCTTTTCGGCAACATTCCTGCGCGGCGCAAATTCCTGCGCAGCGCGCGCGCAGAATATGCTGCAGCGCTCGACACCGTCCGGCGACTCGCCATGGCACGGCCCGATATCGGCTTCACATTGGAGCATGACGGGCGACGCACGCTTTCGGTGCAGCGCGGAATGCAACGGCCGGAACGGGTTGCCGCATTGACATCGCCCGAACTTGCGGAAAACAGTGTTGCGCTCGATTTCCAGCGGGAGGGCATCGTCTTGGGCGGCATCGCCTCCTTGCCCACCTATAATCGCGGGGTGGCCGACCACCAGTTTCTTTTCGTCAACGGTCGTCCGGTCAAAGACAGGCTGTTGGTTGGTGCGGTGCGCGGCGCCTATGCCGAAATGCTGGCGCGCGACAGGCATGCTGTGGTGGCCCTTTTCCTCGACCTCCCGCCGTCGGAGGTCGATGTGAATGTGCATCCCGCAAAAACAGAAGTCCGCTTCCGCGAACCGGCATTGATTCGTGGGATGATCGTTTCTGGACTGCGCCACGCCATTGATCAGGCCGGCTTTCGCAGCGTCCAGCGTCCTGCCGAGGCCGCGCTGGCCAATTGGCAGGTCGAGCCAGTGCGGACAGTGCAGGGCGATATATTTACCGTCTCACCCACTGCCTATCAGGGCGACTATTCCCGCCGCGCCGCTTATCCATCCTTTGCGGACTCGCGCTCCAGCTTTGCCGACCTTGCAAGCATTCAAGGCGAGGACTTGGCCCCGCTTATGGGCCGTGCCGAGCCATCGATTGAAGCTGTGCCCGAATCCGTGCGCCACCCGTTAGGTGTTGCCCGCGGGCAGGTTGCTGCGACCTATATCGTTGCCGAAGCTGAAGACGGGCTGGTGATTGTTGACCAGCACGCCGCGCACGAACGACTAGTGCTTGAACGCATGCGTGCGGCGACGGCACAGGGTAGGGTGGCTATACAGGGGCTGCTTGTGCCCGAAGTCGTCGAATTGGATGAGCCTGCCTGTGACCGGTTGGAAGCGCGCATTGGCGAGTTGGCGGAATTTGGTCTGGAAATCGAACGCTTCGGTCCCGCCGCGATGCTGGTGCGCAGTGTGCCGGCATTGTTGGGCACCAAGGATGCGCAGTCGCTTGTCCGCGATCTTGCCGATGATCTCGCAGCCTATGACGAAGCCATCAGCCTGAAAGAACGCCTCGACCTTGTTGCCGCAACGATGGCTTGCCACGGTTCGGTGCGGGCTGGGAGGGTGCTTTCAGTGGCGGAAATGAACGCACTGCTGCGCGAAATGGAGGTTACGCCGCATAGCGGTCAGTGCAATCATGGCCGTCCGACTTGGGTCAAACTGGCGCTTGGCGATGTCGAGAAACTGTTTGGCCGAAAATAG